The proteins below are encoded in one region of Brassica napus cultivar Da-Ae chromosome A6, Da-Ae, whole genome shotgun sequence:
- the LOC106383328 gene encoding uncharacterized protein LOC106383328 gives MADYFEEESSYESSQGSDLDETDQAWSNKEDGCDGSCSDGNYSMSEYGDHPSEAYPEPEPPDYSHGDTSYEGEYEGETESNISFNKGDECHGEQTEREDHEADQEYSWKEEADTEISLEEEREQEEDFSETGEVYGDVDGGEVCSQSGEAENKEESYAEERPWCD, from the coding sequence ATGGCAGATTACTTTGAGGAAGAGAGTTCTTATGAATCAAGCCAAGGCTCCGATCTTGATGAAACCGACCAAGCTTGGTCCAATAAAGAGGATGGCTGTGATGGATCATGTTCTGATGGTAACTACTCTATGTCAGAGTATGGAGACCACCCTTCTGAAGCATATCCTGAACCAGAGCCACCTGATTACTCACATGGAGATACCAGCTACGAAGGAGAGTATGAAGGAGAAACTGAATCAAATATCAGTTTCAATAAAGGAGATGAATGCCATGGAGAGCAAACTGAACGTGAGGATCATGAAGCTGACCAGGAATACTCATGGAAAGAGGAAGCTGATACTGAAATCAGTCTAGAGGAAGAACGTGAGCAAGAAGAAGATTTCTCTGAAACCGGTGAAGTCTATGGGGATGTTGATGGAGGAGAAGTATGTTCTCAGTCCGGTGAAGCAGAAAATAAAGAAGAGTCTTATGCTGAAGAGAGACCATGGTGTGATTAA